In Bradyrhizobium lablabi, one DNA window encodes the following:
- a CDS encoding Spy/CpxP family protein refolding chaperone: MISSTPTARARLRLRVVLGAVVVLLLNAPSAADAQGLVKGVQEGAKEGNKAAGPVGAVLGGAIGGVAGVFTGVLGVGKNEPAPAAGPKQPGSAKNAKGAKGAKETKQAVLTQEGEPQLTAEQIVASSDANIERIKAELKLTPEQEKNWAGFSSAMHYLGHNGADRLNLRIARAKRDPPDDIIEQMRNEAQFLNDRAVDQRSVADAAEPLFASLDDKQKALFIEEMVRLSHERGLD, translated from the coding sequence ATGATCAGTTCGACACCGACGGCGCGTGCGCGGTTGAGATTGCGCGTCGTGCTTGGGGCCGTTGTCGTCCTGCTTCTCAACGCGCCTTCGGCCGCGGACGCGCAAGGGCTGGTCAAAGGCGTTCAAGAAGGAGCCAAGGAGGGCAACAAGGCGGCCGGACCGGTCGGCGCCGTGCTCGGCGGAGCGATTGGCGGTGTGGCCGGTGTTTTTACCGGCGTGCTTGGTGTCGGCAAGAACGAGCCGGCGCCGGCGGCGGGCCCAAAGCAGCCTGGTTCCGCAAAGAATGCCAAGGGAGCCAAGGGTGCGAAGGAAACCAAGCAGGCCGTGCTGACCCAGGAGGGCGAGCCGCAACTGACGGCCGAACAAATCGTCGCCAGCAGCGATGCCAACATCGAACGGATCAAGGCCGAATTGAAACTCACGCCCGAGCAGGAGAAGAACTGGGCCGGGTTCTCAAGCGCGATGCATTACCTCGGCCATAACGGGGCCGACCGTCTCAACTTGCGTATTGCCCGCGCCAAGCGCGACCCGCCCGACGATATTATCGAGCAGATGCGCAACGAAGCCCAGTTTCTCAATGATCGCGCGGTGGATCAGCGCAGTGTCGCCGACGCCGCCGAGCCGCTATTTGCAAGCCTCGACGACAAGCAAAAAGCGCTCTTCATCGAGGAAATGGTGCGCTTAAGTCATGAGCGCGGCCTCGATTAA
- a CDS encoding VOC family protein produces MPLGGLQHYTIEPQDLERTKEFYCELLGLENGDRPPLDFPGYWLYSGGTATVHLMGTRKPREGIVVRGTEKKYEDTGRLDHIAFAATDVEGVRKRLQAKNVKFRESIVPRTGDTQFFLYDPDGVGVELNFPKA; encoded by the coding sequence ATGCCACTCGGCGGACTGCAACATTACACCATCGAACCGCAGGATCTGGAGCGCACCAAGGAGTTCTATTGCGAGCTGCTGGGACTGGAAAACGGCGACCGTCCGCCGCTCGATTTTCCCGGCTACTGGCTCTATTCCGGCGGCACCGCGACGGTGCATCTGATGGGTACCCGCAAGCCGCGCGAAGGCATCGTGGTGCGCGGCACCGAGAAGAAATATGAGGACACCGGCCGGCTCGACCACATCGCCTTTGCCGCGACCGATGTCGAGGGCGTGCGCAAGCGCCTGCAAGCCAAGAACGTAAAATTCCGCGAGAGCATCGTGCCGCGCACCGGCGACACGCAATTCTTCCTGTACGATCCCGACGGCGTCGGCGTGGAGCTGAATTTTCCGAAGGCGTGA